Sequence from the Chanodichthys erythropterus isolate Z2021 chromosome 12, ASM2448905v1, whole genome shotgun sequence genome:
CTTGCGCTTGAACGGAAACATGcaaacaaaattatgtcaaaatacctgtctcggcaagtattctctcggttatgtcataagtgaagTATTGAGAAGAAACCGGATGTGTGTCATTTATTCggtccgtgctttccttcttaaagtgacagcagcctttgctgtcattaatgttagtaaaaaaaaataaaaaatcattctCATCATCTACCATGTTCGAGAGAAAAGAAGATAGTGAGGAGAGCAGTCAGGAGGAAAGTGATTAGGACAGCTTTTAGGATGTGTCGTGTAAAGTGTGAGTACCAAGCAAAATCTCCAGGTACTCCCTTgagaaccagaccaaaaaagttatgtgcacccctgttaataatcgcatccatgaacatgatttcttcccgagtcctatccctattcttttgcaccgtctgttgaggtggagaccacatgtcccaagatgttttgaataggcttctagcgacctctaggggacagaattattacatactgcacctttaattcatGCATGTCAAAAACATAAAGGGAACAGAAACtctcaatgtgttttaaaaataatattgtctGGTTAAAGTTATGCAGGCTATCAACTGAGAAAACAATTGGGaataacaaaataatcacaACTAAAACTTTTAATATGCCACCACAGATACATTTATACAAGTTATCTTATCAAACGAactaaaatcaaatcaaaacagttgtactaaaacaaacaaactcgaTGGCTGTTGGCTCATTTCTTAACGATACACCTCCAGTGGCTGTAATCACTACTAAATTATATCTCACAACACAAAGTAACCTGCAAACTATTGAGCATACATAAacagttattaataaaaaagaatcTTAACTTCATTCAACGCGGAAACACAATCACATTACCGAAGACAGGGACAGTAACATTTTCAGTGCCGCTTTAACCTGTTTGCCTCTAATGGACGTCACTGCTGTGCAGAAGCATTAATCACGTGACACAGCAATGAAAGATGTCCAGTAGGGGGGGGACAGACAAAAGAGGACAAAGAGTTTCTCTTTCTGAGTGCAAAAACATCAACTAACCTTCACAAAAGGTGTGAAATATTCAGCAGAACATCTCAATCCTGTTCTCTAAACGTCTTCATAGtgaatgtatttaaattaactTAAAGAAAAAGATCATTATTTTCCTTTAAGTAGGTTTAGTTCAGTGATGTTGTTCTCATGTAGAGGGAGTGACACTGATATTTCCAGCActgataataattaataaacagtGTTAACCACAGAAAGTTCTTCACTGTGAAGCTAAAGTGCTCGAGTTAAAACAGTCAGTCATTTGGTTGCTGTTGATCTGATGAGCTTCAACACGGTAAGACAAACACATTCATACTTCAATAAAAACTGATGATTATTTCTATAGATGAAGCTCATATAACACTTGATTCCTGACATGAGAAATATCTTCTGTACATCTAATGATCAGTTCATTTACACACACTGATGTTGAGCATTAATAATCTTCAGATGAGCAAAGATCTTACTAACACTAAGAGCTGTTTAGAGTGATGAACAGACACTGTTTATGAGTATATGAGTGATGATTTATGCTGTATTATAGATATATTTGATGCTGATGTTGTTCAGAATGGCTCCTGCTCTTCCTCTGATCTTTCTGCTCATGATTCACAGTGAGTCTCTGTTTCATTCACATTagaaacactgtttttttttttttgttttttttatttaatttcaaagaCTTAATAATGAGTGATTAATGAGCAGTTTTCTGTTTTGTTGATGTATTTCcttttgaaacaggaagttAGGCTGTGTAGCAGCAGATCATCAATATTTTTGGCTATTTTTATGAACATGAACTAAAAGCTGCAAAACtcacatttatttgtcatttgttGCATTATTTATAGAGCAGCATGTTGTTCGTCGCTGATTTCTTTGCTCTGTTTTCACACGTCTGTCTTTTCATTTCTGCTTTTCTGCAACACCTTCCTTCAAAGCTGATGAAGTCTTTCACACTGAGATCCTTTATTAGATTTTAAGAATATTATCTTGTATTTTCTTCTGTAACGAGGCATCGTTTTCatttaataaaagtattcatatGATTTCCTATGTTTTCAGGGTCTGATGTAACTGATATTGtcttaatattaattttcatatatttattttttttcagagtgcattatgttgtttttggctgatttcttttttctctcttcacTCGTCTGTCTTTGTACATTTATTTCTGCTTTTCTGAAACACTTTCCGTAAAAGATGATGAAGTAAATCACACTGAGATCCTTTATCACTCTATAGATTCTGAGAAGCTTATATTTTCTGTAATGAGTCActgttttcaaatattaataaaatattgtcaTGTTTTCATGGTCCAACTGATAAAACAGTTTCATCTTGATGAATTCTGTGTTTCAGGAGTTTCTAGTGCTGATTGGGGTGTGAGTTACAGTCCTTTACACATCTGTGCACTAAAGAACTCATCAgtgataatgaactgcacttatacatacCCTACTAGATATCAGATCATGAAAGTGTTCTGGTTCAAAGGCCCATTACAAGAGGGTGTAGAGCCTCCAGATCTGTCTAATGACCCTGAATACAGTCAGAGGCTTCAGTATCTGGGAGATAAACAGCAGAAATGCACCATCAGACtgagtcatgtgacactgaaggattCACACATGTACTATTTCAGATTCATCACTGATAAAGATAATGGTAAATGGACTGGTGATCCAGGAGTGAATCTTACTGTCACAGGTGACTTTGGTGAGgtttctctcttcttctgtgcattatgttgaataataatcagtgtatgacagcagcactagatataatgtgtgtgttgtgttcagatctTCAGGTGGAGTCTCCTGAGAGAGTGacagagggagattcagtccgtCTGACATGTAAAAGCAGCTGCACTCTGACTGACAGAGCAACATTCATCTGGTACAGAAACTCACAGCCATTAACTGAGAGAAGAGACAGAAACAATGAACTCCTGCTGCAGTCAGTCAGAAGAGAGGATGCAGGCAGATATAGCTGTGCTGTACACGGACACAATCACATCTCTCCTGCTGTTCAGATCAATGTCACGTGTGAGTACAGATTCAATAGTTCTTTTTATGTATTGAGTTTATGTTTGGAAATACACTTTCATTTGTCTGTTATTAGATCCTCCCAGGAACGTCTCAGTGTTGATAACTGGATCTGGTGAAATAGtgtcaggagattcagtgactctgatctgcagcagtgattcaaaccctcctgctCTGAACTTCAGCTGGTTTAAGGAGAATGAAAGCTCAGCTGTTGGAtctggacagagtttcagtgcACTACAGAGTGGACGCTTCTACTGTCAGGCTCACAATCAACATGGATCTCAGAGATCAGACGCTGTAACTGTCACAGGTGAAGCTTTTATTAACACACTCCTGTATCTTCACATCATTCATCAGTTTGGAGAGTTAATCATGATGATCTTCCTCTTTCAGTTCATCATGGTGCTGGTATGAATGTGATTGTGATCGCAGCAACATCTGGAGGATTATTCTTCAtcagcatcatcatcatcatcatcatcctgttTATAATGTGagcacaatttaaaaataaatacaaaaacctGCAGTTCAGTTTTGGTTTAATGTAGAAGGAAATGGCTCCTTTATGtttgattattaataattttcaaaaatagtacacatattttttattaatttgaaatatttgTCCATATGCTGTCAATGTCTGTCTTTATAACAGAAAGAAACGAAGGAGTGATAAAACTGAAGATCTCACAGTGAAACAGGTAAATCATTCAGACACAAACAACTTTACAGAAGCAGAAAATCAATCGATCACTGTTATGTGTTTCAGACTGTAACTGTACAGACTGATGGGAAACTAACAAGTCtttattaaagtgcccctattatgctatttgaaAGGTTCATATTTGCTTTTaggaggtctcctacaacaggtttacatgcatcaaaggtcaaaaaacactaaTTTTCTCATCAATACAAATTCATGCATTAGCCCAGCACATAATGTGAATGACTGATGCAACATTAAagtttgtaaaacaaatcttGCTCCATCCTTTACCATTACTCAAAGTAGTAAGAATGAAAGACACTCTGTATTAATGGACAGTTTTAGGTAATAGTGGTCCACAGCTGATCAGCAGAAGTATTTCAGTAAGACAGTAATAGCATGAGTTCACCAGAGACATACTCAATATAGCTAAAACACAAAACTATGTATTTTGAACACTCTgtataaaatacacaaataattaatcatactTACAGTTTGTGATTCTGAGGAGCAAGTTGGTCCAAATAAGTTTGTCCCATATTTAATCACTGATTTTTCACAGCCTCACTCTTTGGAAGAGAAAATAAACCGAATTTCCTTTCCCAGCGCGTAGCACAGCGTCTTGTCAACATGTTATCCACACGAACGAGCTACAGTGTTTGAGAGGTGTTCAAGCCTTTGCAGGATGTCCACGCAGAATGTATTATGCAaatttacactgaacaaaattataaatgcaacacttttgtttttgccacTATTTTTCATGAGCttaactcaaagatctaagactttttctaaGTACATAAAAGGCTTATTtttctcaaatattgttcacaaatctgtctaaatctgtgttaatGAGCACTTTTTCGCCAAGATAATCtatccacctcacaggtgtggcatatcaagatgctgattagacagcatgattactgcacaggtgtgccttaggctggccacaataaaaggtCACTCAAAAGTGTGTAGTTTTATCACACAGCACAATGCCACAGATGACGCAAGTTTTGAGGGAGCGTGCAATTGGCATGCTGACTGCAGGAATGTCCACCAGAGCTGTTGCCCGTGAAGTGAATGTTCATTTCTCTACCATAA
This genomic interval carries:
- the LOC137032433 gene encoding sialic acid-binding Ig-like lectin 14 is translated as MLMLFRMAPALPLIFLLMIHRVSSADWGVSYSPLHICALKNSSVIMNCTYTYPTRYQIMKVFWFKGPLQEGVEPPDLSNDPEYSQRLQYLGDKQQKCTIRLSHVTLKDSHMYYFRFITDKDNGKWTGDPGVNLTVTDLQVESPERVTEGDSVRLTCKSSCTLTDRATFIWYRNSQPLTERRDRNNELLLQSVRREDAGRYSCAVHGHNHISPAVQINVTYPPRNVSVLITGSGEIVSGDSVTLICSSDSNPPALNFSWFKENESSAVGSGQSFSALQSGRFYCQAHNQHGSQRSDAVTVTVHHGAGMNVIVIAATSGGLFFISIIIIIIILFIIKKRRSDKTEDLTVKQNDVYSVASQRASVHAEPLSEPDSANDAPYASVKPKSFRGKTPESRDTEEIQYATVQYHRKKEMKREKENENQYDDIRVHQPDAAVRRSAVQTMEEPSMIYSSVK